From a single Pseudoliparis swirei isolate HS2019 ecotype Mariana Trench chromosome 12, NWPU_hadal_v1, whole genome shotgun sequence genomic region:
- the LOC130202439 gene encoding E3 ubiquitin-protein ligase TRIM50-like isoform X2 — protein MERRQSLEDQLRCPVCLDVFTEPLMLQCGHSYCRCCVRSMTMDLRGQLQCPVCRCAVDGDSPPPNVSLARIIDALQVRVSGAQVESCPQHHDPLSLYCEDEQAVICGLCGSIGAHRGHKVTPVSAVYSRMKEDISCLITEFQHQKRKLEDQICKMAYNRSRITNESDVLKWVVRKEFGELRRCLEVEEAGFMQQVETSTAVLISSLQSQTDQLNLNLTRLQEAHNTLQDLSNEGHLGFITKYGSMAPRFREIQELQKKEERIFSSLNFQTGFNHNDIKLTVWKRLQRKVLPAPERMKLDPQTAHPMLELLHGDMGVGCGALLRRLPDNPERFSYSYCVLANRGFSSGKHYWEVEVANKPKWRLGLIKGTTNRKAKLGKSPESGVWLIGLKDGVYEAFSSPRVVLPVLPPPHRVGLFLDYEGRALTFYNSDSPNELSFLYSFKLEVQGNVYPLLDVCWHDRGHNKQTLVLAQPHK, from the exons ATGGAGCGCCGTCAGAGCCTGGAGGATCAGCTCAGGTGTCCCGTCTGTCTTGACGTCTTCACTGAACCACTAATGTTACAGTGTGGACACTCCTACTGCAG gtgttgtgtgCGCTCCATGACGATGGACCTGCGGGGCCAGCTGCAGTGTCCCGTGTGCCGCTGTGCGGTGGACGGAGACAGTCCTCCTCCCAACGTCAGCTTGGCTCGAATCATCGACGCTCTGCAG GTGCGTGTGTCAGGAGCTCAGGTGGAGTCGTGTCCTCAGCACCACGACCCGCTCAGCCTTTACTGCGAGGACGAGCAGGCGGTGATCTGTGGCCTGTGTGGGAGCATCGGGGCGCACCGCGGACACAAGGTCACACCTGTGAGCGCCGTCTACAGCCGCATGAAG GAAGACATTTCCTGTCTCATAACAGAGTTTCAGCATCAGAAACGTAAACTGGAGGATCAGATTTGTAAAATGGCGTACAACAGATCCAGGATCACT AATGAGTCTGACGTGCTGAAGTGGGTGGTGAGGAAGGAGTTTGGCGAGCTGCGGCGCTgcctggaggtggaggaggcgggcttcatgcagcaggtggagaCCTCCACTGCCGTCCTCATCTCGTCGCTTCAAAGCCAGACTGACCAGTTAAACCTGAACCTGACCCGGCTGCAGGAGGCCCACAACACCCTGCAGGACCTGAGCAACGAGGGTCACCTGGGCTTCATCACG AAGTACGGATCGATGGCTCCGAG GTTCAGAGAGATTCAGGAGCtccagaagaaggaggagaggatctTCAGCTCTCTGAACTTTCAAACTGGTTTCAACCACAACGACATTAAACTCACCGTGTGGAAGAGACTGCAGAGGAAGGTCCTGCCAG CACCAGAGCGGATGAAGCTGGATCCTCAGACTGCTCACCCGATGTTGGAGCTGCTTCACGGGGACATGGGGGTGGGCTGCGGCGCTCTGCTGCGGAGGCTTCCTGATAACCCAGAGCGCTTCAGTTACAGCTACTGTGTCCTGGCCAACCGAGGCTTCTCCTCTGGGAAACACTACTGGGAG GTGGAGGTTGCTAACAAACCTAAATGGCGTCTCGGTTTGATCAAAGGAACGACCAATCGTAAGGCCAAGCTGGGGAAGAGTCCAGAGAGCGGAGTGTGGTTGATCGGACTGAAGGACGGAGTTTACGAAGCCTTCTCTTCCCCCAGAGTGGTCCTGCCGGTGCTTCCTCCCCCTCACCGGGTCGGTCTCTTCCTGGACTATGAGGGCAGAGCGCTGACCTTCTATAACAGCGACAGTCCGAATGAGCTCAGCTTCCTTTACAGCTTCAAGCTGGAGGTACAGGGGAACGTGTACCCCCTGCTGGACGTCTGCTGGCATGACCGCGGACACAACAAGCAGACCCTGGTCCTCGCCCAGCCCCACAAGTag
- the LOC130202439 gene encoding E3 ubiquitin-protein ligase TRIM50-like isoform X1 — protein sequence MERRQSLEDQLRCPVCLDVFTEPLMLQCGHSYCRCCVRSMTMDLRGQLQCPVCRCAVDGDSPPPNVSLARIIDALQQVRVSGAQVESCPQHHDPLSLYCEDEQAVICGLCGSIGAHRGHKVTPVSAVYSRMKEDISCLITEFQHQKRKLEDQICKMAYNRSRITNESDVLKWVVRKEFGELRRCLEVEEAGFMQQVETSTAVLISSLQSQTDQLNLNLTRLQEAHNTLQDLSNEGHLGFITKYGSMAPRFREIQELQKKEERIFSSLNFQTGFNHNDIKLTVWKRLQRKVLPAPERMKLDPQTAHPMLELLHGDMGVGCGALLRRLPDNPERFSYSYCVLANRGFSSGKHYWEVEVANKPKWRLGLIKGTTNRKAKLGKSPESGVWLIGLKDGVYEAFSSPRVVLPVLPPPHRVGLFLDYEGRALTFYNSDSPNELSFLYSFKLEVQGNVYPLLDVCWHDRGHNKQTLVLAQPHK from the exons ATGGAGCGCCGTCAGAGCCTGGAGGATCAGCTCAGGTGTCCCGTCTGTCTTGACGTCTTCACTGAACCACTAATGTTACAGTGTGGACACTCCTACTGCAG gtgttgtgtgCGCTCCATGACGATGGACCTGCGGGGCCAGCTGCAGTGTCCCGTGTGCCGCTGTGCGGTGGACGGAGACAGTCCTCCTCCCAACGTCAGCTTGGCTCGAATCATCGACGCTCTGCAG CAGGTGCGTGTGTCAGGAGCTCAGGTGGAGTCGTGTCCTCAGCACCACGACCCGCTCAGCCTTTACTGCGAGGACGAGCAGGCGGTGATCTGTGGCCTGTGTGGGAGCATCGGGGCGCACCGCGGACACAAGGTCACACCTGTGAGCGCCGTCTACAGCCGCATGAAG GAAGACATTTCCTGTCTCATAACAGAGTTTCAGCATCAGAAACGTAAACTGGAGGATCAGATTTGTAAAATGGCGTACAACAGATCCAGGATCACT AATGAGTCTGACGTGCTGAAGTGGGTGGTGAGGAAGGAGTTTGGCGAGCTGCGGCGCTgcctggaggtggaggaggcgggcttcatgcagcaggtggagaCCTCCACTGCCGTCCTCATCTCGTCGCTTCAAAGCCAGACTGACCAGTTAAACCTGAACCTGACCCGGCTGCAGGAGGCCCACAACACCCTGCAGGACCTGAGCAACGAGGGTCACCTGGGCTTCATCACG AAGTACGGATCGATGGCTCCGAG GTTCAGAGAGATTCAGGAGCtccagaagaaggaggagaggatctTCAGCTCTCTGAACTTTCAAACTGGTTTCAACCACAACGACATTAAACTCACCGTGTGGAAGAGACTGCAGAGGAAGGTCCTGCCAG CACCAGAGCGGATGAAGCTGGATCCTCAGACTGCTCACCCGATGTTGGAGCTGCTTCACGGGGACATGGGGGTGGGCTGCGGCGCTCTGCTGCGGAGGCTTCCTGATAACCCAGAGCGCTTCAGTTACAGCTACTGTGTCCTGGCCAACCGAGGCTTCTCCTCTGGGAAACACTACTGGGAG GTGGAGGTTGCTAACAAACCTAAATGGCGTCTCGGTTTGATCAAAGGAACGACCAATCGTAAGGCCAAGCTGGGGAAGAGTCCAGAGAGCGGAGTGTGGTTGATCGGACTGAAGGACGGAGTTTACGAAGCCTTCTCTTCCCCCAGAGTGGTCCTGCCGGTGCTTCCTCCCCCTCACCGGGTCGGTCTCTTCCTGGACTATGAGGGCAGAGCGCTGACCTTCTATAACAGCGACAGTCCGAATGAGCTCAGCTTCCTTTACAGCTTCAAGCTGGAGGTACAGGGGAACGTGTACCCCCTGCTGGACGTCTGCTGGCATGACCGCGGACACAACAAGCAGACCCTGGTCCTCGCCCAGCCCCACAAGTag
- the LOC130202439 gene encoding E3 ubiquitin-protein ligase TRIM50-like isoform X3: protein MERRQSLEDQLRCPVCLDVFTEPLMLQCGHSYCRCCVRSMTMDLRGQLQCPVCRCAVDGDSPPPNVSLARIIDALQQVRVSGAQVESCPQHHDPLSLYCEDEQAVICGLCGSIGAHRGHKVTPVSAVYSRMKEDISCLITEFQHQKRKLEDQICKMAYNRSRITNESDVLKWVVRKEFGELRRCLEVEEAGFMQQVETSTAVLISSLQSQTDQLNLNLTRLQEAHNTLQDLSNEGHLGFITKYGSMAPRFREIQELQKKEERIFSSLNFQTGFNHNDIKLTVWKRLQRKVLPAPERMKLDPQTAHPMLELLHGDMGVGCGALLRRLPDNPERFSYSYCVLANRGFSSGKHYWEVEVANKPKWRLGLIKGTTNQWSCRCFLPLTGSVSSWTMRAER, encoded by the exons ATGGAGCGCCGTCAGAGCCTGGAGGATCAGCTCAGGTGTCCCGTCTGTCTTGACGTCTTCACTGAACCACTAATGTTACAGTGTGGACACTCCTACTGCAG gtgttgtgtgCGCTCCATGACGATGGACCTGCGGGGCCAGCTGCAGTGTCCCGTGTGCCGCTGTGCGGTGGACGGAGACAGTCCTCCTCCCAACGTCAGCTTGGCTCGAATCATCGACGCTCTGCAG CAGGTGCGTGTGTCAGGAGCTCAGGTGGAGTCGTGTCCTCAGCACCACGACCCGCTCAGCCTTTACTGCGAGGACGAGCAGGCGGTGATCTGTGGCCTGTGTGGGAGCATCGGGGCGCACCGCGGACACAAGGTCACACCTGTGAGCGCCGTCTACAGCCGCATGAAG GAAGACATTTCCTGTCTCATAACAGAGTTTCAGCATCAGAAACGTAAACTGGAGGATCAGATTTGTAAAATGGCGTACAACAGATCCAGGATCACT AATGAGTCTGACGTGCTGAAGTGGGTGGTGAGGAAGGAGTTTGGCGAGCTGCGGCGCTgcctggaggtggaggaggcgggcttcatgcagcaggtggagaCCTCCACTGCCGTCCTCATCTCGTCGCTTCAAAGCCAGACTGACCAGTTAAACCTGAACCTGACCCGGCTGCAGGAGGCCCACAACACCCTGCAGGACCTGAGCAACGAGGGTCACCTGGGCTTCATCACG AAGTACGGATCGATGGCTCCGAG GTTCAGAGAGATTCAGGAGCtccagaagaaggaggagaggatctTCAGCTCTCTGAACTTTCAAACTGGTTTCAACCACAACGACATTAAACTCACCGTGTGGAAGAGACTGCAGAGGAAGGTCCTGCCAG CACCAGAGCGGATGAAGCTGGATCCTCAGACTGCTCACCCGATGTTGGAGCTGCTTCACGGGGACATGGGGGTGGGCTGCGGCGCTCTGCTGCGGAGGCTTCCTGATAACCCAGAGCGCTTCAGTTACAGCTACTGTGTCCTGGCCAACCGAGGCTTCTCCTCTGGGAAACACTACTGGGAG GTGGAGGTTGCTAACAAACCTAAATGGCGTCTCGGTTTGATCAAAGGAACGACCAATC AGTGGTCCTGCCGGTGCTTCCTCCCCCTCACCGGGTCGGTCTCTTCCTGGACTATGAGGGCAGAGCGCTGA